One window of the Streptomyces sp. ITFR-21 genome contains the following:
- the cbiE gene encoding precorrin-6y C5,15-methyltransferase (decarboxylating) subunit CbiE: MADRVTVIGWDGSPPSEAASAALSAATLVAGTRHHLALPHVPRDAEHIVLGSIEIAARRIAGHRGTAVVLADGDPGFFGVVRALRDPEHGLEVEVVPGVSSVARAFARAGMPWDDARVVAATGRTLRRAVNVCRAYPKVAVLTAPGAGPAELALLLTGVHRTFVICEALGTEQEQVTVLTSDKVADHIWREPNVVLVVGGMTSTAPGVAGRGGWIAGRDPGFPGPVRGWALAASEYGGHVPAQVRAFQLARLGPRTGDLVWDIGAADGAIAIEAARFGAAVIAVDADADACDWITVTARRGGVQLHVVHGTAPQVLEDLPEPDVVRIGRADAEVVAACAARRPERIVTTAATRDKAEAATRALQEGGYAVERALLQSVELDSEWAERERSVTFALSATRR; this comes from the coding sequence ATGGCCGACCGGGTCACCGTGATCGGTTGGGACGGATCACCCCCGTCCGAAGCCGCCAGCGCCGCACTGAGCGCCGCGACCTTGGTGGCCGGCACCCGCCACCACCTCGCCCTTCCCCACGTCCCCCGGGACGCCGAGCACATCGTGCTGGGCAGTATCGAGATCGCCGCCCGGCGGATCGCCGGCCACCGCGGCACCGCGGTCGTGCTCGCCGACGGCGACCCCGGCTTCTTCGGCGTGGTCCGCGCCCTGCGCGACCCCGAGCACGGGCTGGAGGTCGAGGTCGTCCCCGGCGTCTCCTCGGTCGCCCGCGCCTTCGCCCGCGCCGGGATGCCCTGGGACGACGCCCGGGTGGTCGCCGCCACCGGCCGCACCCTGCGCCGCGCGGTCAACGTCTGCCGCGCCTACCCCAAGGTCGCCGTCCTCACCGCGCCCGGCGCCGGCCCGGCGGAACTCGCGCTGCTGCTCACCGGAGTGCACCGCACCTTCGTCATCTGCGAAGCCCTCGGCACCGAGCAGGAACAGGTCACCGTCCTCACCTCCGACAAGGTCGCCGACCACATCTGGCGGGAACCCAACGTCGTCCTGGTCGTCGGCGGCATGACCTCCACCGCTCCCGGCGTGGCGGGCCGCGGCGGCTGGATCGCCGGCCGCGACCCGGGCTTCCCCGGCCCGGTACGCGGCTGGGCGCTGGCCGCCTCCGAGTACGGCGGGCACGTGCCCGCGCAGGTCCGCGCCTTCCAACTGGCCCGGCTCGGCCCGCGCACCGGCGACCTGGTCTGGGACATCGGCGCCGCGGACGGCGCGATCGCCATCGAGGCGGCCCGGTTCGGCGCCGCCGTCATCGCCGTGGACGCCGACGCCGACGCCTGCGACTGGATCACCGTGACCGCCCGGCGCGGCGGCGTACAACTGCACGTCGTGCACGGCACCGCGCCCCAGGTGCTCGAGGACCTCCCCGAGCCGGACGTGGTACGGATCGGCCGGGCCGACGCCGAGGTCGTCGCCGCCTGCGCGGCCCGCCGGCCGGAGCGGATCGTGACCACGGCCGCCACCCGCGACAAGGCCGAAGCCGCCACCCGAGCCCTGCAGGAAGGCGGTTACGCCGTCGAACGCGCGCTGCTGCAATCGGTCGAATTGGACAGCGAGTGGGCGGAACGCGAGCGGTCGGTGACCTTCGCGCTGAGCGCCACCCGACGTTGA
- the cobT gene encoding nicotinate-nucleotide--dimethylbenzimidazole phosphoribosyltransferase → MTDTGQIPGEGLPGNPVGDAVHQPYTDLPGNGVPQQSGWATDPQADPHGAPAYDYLDQPAAPGTGLDDEDDVLLMPGPQGSWSDPQPVPPQRYDTPSALDPGAPLPAAEPLAVPRGLAEPAAAQPAGASAVATGPGTVEQGAPPAAPRRPLHLGPPIPDTPSGGVSVRSLADRGPAVRPGPPAPGPEYLDVPPDGTTGIPAQQTGEPSNPAAPPPGSAWPAAPTGPLTPSSQIPSQQSLIPHADSFVPSQHVPPAQEPVPDAEAPRFAAPGAPGAQGLQGAAETGGPAGAPGAPPDQVASAAVGVAAPAPSATPVPEAVPAVPPVPEPEPEPAAEGAPDAAPLPQPVAERQPVPEQPPAGVQPLAEQPLADQPLADQPLADQPVPEQPVGPVGHLPGAVGPAPLPEAPVQPAAPAPAEAPGATAPETAAATGTQDGAGSPAAVEAPPGVPVAAVPVPGAALPPAAVAPPAPAVSDAGTATAPTAPTAPGPAGPGAVGGADLPPAVPGVPVAVQQPAPPDQPAPHVPHVPQIPDGSGEFVVRAPEAIAAGAAGAEQQPTVVIVEPEAGKGRRRRAAPAPEPAPSADAPVPVPAEGSAPEPGPAPEPGPAPEPLPGPEAAADPASAAAPAPVPAPAARRGEAGHAPAEPYEPAVRDAVHRVIRERRDVRNGFRSDPIPNDVLLRVLEAAHTAPSVGHSQPWDFVVIRSEKTRTRMHELAAVQREAYAKSLPKGRARQFRELKIEAILDTPVNIVVTADPTRGGRHTLGRHTQPQMAPYSSALAVENLWLAARAEELGVGWVSFFDEREMVAALGLPEHLEVVAYLCIGYVDGFPEEPELTQAGWSQRRPLSWVVHEEEYGNRALPGEEPQDLLEETLRGIRPLDAKALGEAWERQKRMTKPPGALGVLEIISAQLSGLSRECPPPIPEPAAVAIFAGDHGVHAQGVTSWPQEVTAQMVANFLDGGAVCNAFANQVGAEVCVIDVGVATELPSTPGLLPRKVRAGTADFTAGPAMTRDEALRAVEIGIETARDLVSAGNRALLTGEMGIANTTASAALISVFTGVDPAEVTGRGTGINDEMHARKIEVVRRGLELHQPDAADPIGVLAALGGLEHAALVGLLLGAAALRTPVILDGVSAGAAALVARAIAPEVLAACIAGHRSAEPGHVAALTTLGLRPLVDLDLCLGEGTGALLALPLVQSAARVMHEVATFDAAGVTEKA, encoded by the coding sequence ATGACGGACACCGGTCAGATCCCCGGCGAGGGGCTACCGGGGAACCCGGTCGGGGACGCGGTTCACCAGCCGTACACCGACCTTCCCGGCAACGGCGTTCCCCAGCAGTCCGGATGGGCGACGGACCCGCAGGCCGACCCGCACGGCGCGCCCGCCTACGACTACCTCGACCAGCCCGCCGCGCCCGGCACCGGGCTGGACGACGAGGACGACGTCCTGCTGATGCCCGGCCCGCAGGGCAGCTGGAGCGATCCGCAGCCGGTGCCGCCCCAGCGCTATGACACGCCCTCGGCTCTCGACCCGGGGGCGCCGCTGCCCGCGGCGGAGCCGCTGGCCGTGCCGCGGGGCCTCGCCGAGCCGGCGGCCGCGCAGCCGGCCGGCGCGTCGGCGGTGGCCACCGGACCCGGGACCGTCGAGCAGGGCGCCCCGCCCGCCGCCCCGCGCCGCCCGCTGCACCTGGGCCCGCCCATTCCGGACACGCCCAGCGGCGGAGTCTCGGTGCGCTCCCTCGCCGACCGCGGCCCGGCGGTGCGGCCCGGACCCCCCGCCCCCGGCCCCGAATACCTCGACGTCCCCCCGGACGGGACGACGGGCATCCCCGCGCAGCAGACCGGCGAGCCGTCGAACCCCGCGGCGCCGCCGCCCGGCAGCGCGTGGCCCGCGGCGCCCACCGGACCTCTGACGCCCTCCTCCCAGATCCCCTCGCAGCAGTCGCTCATCCCGCACGCCGACAGCTTCGTGCCGTCCCAGCACGTCCCGCCGGCCCAGGAGCCGGTGCCCGACGCGGAGGCGCCGCGGTTCGCGGCGCCCGGCGCACCGGGCGCGCAGGGGCTCCAGGGGGCAGCGGAGACCGGGGGACCGGCCGGAGCACCGGGAGCGCCGCCCGACCAGGTGGCGAGCGCCGCGGTGGGCGTGGCCGCGCCCGCCCCGTCGGCCACGCCGGTGCCCGAGGCGGTCCCCGCCGTCCCGCCCGTGCCGGAACCCGAGCCCGAGCCGGCCGCGGAGGGCGCACCGGACGCCGCGCCGCTCCCGCAGCCCGTGGCCGAGCGGCAGCCGGTGCCCGAGCAGCCGCCCGCGGGTGTGCAGCCCCTGGCCGAACAGCCCTTGGCCGACCAGCCCTTGGCCGACCAGCCCCTGGCCGACCAGCCCGTACCGGAGCAGCCGGTGGGGCCGGTGGGGCACCTGCCCGGCGCCGTCGGCCCGGCGCCCCTTCCCGAGGCACCCGTTCAGCCCGCCGCGCCCGCTCCCGCCGAGGCCCCCGGTGCGACGGCCCCCGAGACGGCGGCCGCCACGGGTACCCAGGACGGCGCCGGGAGTCCGGCAGCGGTCGAGGCGCCCCCGGGAGTTCCGGTGGCGGCCGTGCCCGTGCCCGGGGCTGCGCTGCCCCCGGCAGCCGTCGCACCGCCCGCGCCCGCCGTGTCCGACGCCGGGACCGCGACCGCTCCGACCGCTCCGACTGCTCCCGGCCCGGCCGGCCCGGGAGCAGTCGGCGGGGCCGACCTGCCGCCGGCCGTGCCCGGGGTCCCCGTCGCCGTCCAGCAGCCCGCTCCGCCCGATCAGCCTGCTCCGCACGTGCCGCACGTGCCGCAGATCCCGGACGGCTCGGGGGAGTTCGTGGTGCGGGCGCCCGAGGCCATAGCGGCCGGGGCCGCCGGGGCTGAGCAGCAGCCCACCGTGGTCATCGTGGAGCCGGAAGCGGGCAAGGGCCGCCGGCGCCGCGCCGCGCCGGCGCCGGAGCCGGCCCCGTCGGCGGACGCGCCCGTACCGGTACCGGCGGAGGGCTCGGCACCCGAGCCCGGCCCGGCACCCGAGCCCGGCCCGGCACCCGAGCCCCTACCCGGTCCGGAGGCGGCAGCCGATCCCGCGTCCGCGGCGGCCCCGGCGCCCGTTCCGGCCCCGGCCGCGCGCCGGGGGGAGGCGGGCCACGCCCCCGCAGAGCCGTACGAGCCCGCCGTCCGGGACGCGGTGCACCGCGTGATCCGGGAGCGCCGCGACGTCCGCAACGGCTTCCGCTCCGACCCGATCCCGAACGACGTCCTGCTGCGCGTCCTTGAGGCCGCCCACACCGCGCCCAGTGTCGGCCACTCGCAGCCCTGGGACTTCGTGGTCATCCGCTCCGAGAAGACCCGCACGAGGATGCACGAGCTGGCCGCGGTCCAGCGCGAGGCGTACGCCAAGTCGCTGCCCAAGGGCCGGGCCCGGCAGTTCCGCGAGCTGAAGATCGAGGCGATCCTCGACACCCCGGTGAACATCGTCGTCACCGCCGACCCCACCCGGGGCGGCCGGCACACCCTCGGCCGGCACACCCAGCCGCAGATGGCCCCGTACTCCTCGGCGCTCGCGGTGGAGAACCTGTGGCTGGCGGCCCGCGCCGAGGAGCTCGGCGTCGGCTGGGTCAGCTTCTTCGACGAGCGCGAGATGGTCGCCGCGCTCGGCCTGCCCGAGCACCTGGAGGTCGTCGCCTACCTCTGCATCGGCTACGTCGACGGCTTCCCCGAGGAACCGGAGCTGACGCAGGCCGGCTGGTCCCAGCGCCGGCCGCTGTCCTGGGTCGTGCACGAGGAGGAGTACGGCAACCGGGCACTGCCCGGCGAGGAACCGCAGGACCTGCTGGAGGAGACCCTGCGCGGGATCCGCCCGCTGGACGCCAAGGCCCTCGGCGAGGCGTGGGAGCGGCAGAAGCGGATGACGAAGCCGCCCGGCGCGCTCGGCGTGCTGGAGATCATCTCCGCACAGCTCAGCGGGCTGTCCCGGGAGTGCCCGCCGCCCATTCCGGAACCCGCGGCGGTGGCGATCTTCGCCGGCGACCACGGCGTGCACGCCCAAGGGGTGACCTCCTGGCCGCAGGAGGTCACCGCGCAGATGGTGGCCAACTTCCTCGACGGCGGCGCGGTCTGCAACGCGTTCGCCAACCAGGTGGGGGCCGAGGTGTGCGTCATCGACGTCGGCGTCGCCACCGAACTGCCCAGCACACCGGGGCTGCTGCCGCGGAAGGTACGGGCCGGCACGGCGGACTTCACCGCGGGCCCCGCGATGACCCGCGACGAGGCGCTGCGCGCCGTCGAGATCGGCATCGAGACGGCCAGGGACCTGGTGTCCGCGGGCAACAGGGCGCTGCTGACCGGTGAGATGGGCATCGCCAACACCACCGCGTCGGCCGCGCTGATCTCGGTCTTCACCGGGGTCGACCCGGCGGAGGTCACCGGGCGCGGTACCGGCATCAACGACGAGATGCACGCGCGCAAGATCGAGGTGGTCCGGCGCGGGCTGGAACTCCACCAGCCCGACGCGGCCGATCCGATCGGTGTCCTGGCGGCCCTCGGCGGCCTCGAACACGCGGCTCTGGTGGGCCTGCTCCTCGGGGCCGCGGCCCTGCGCACCCCGGTGATCCTCGACGGGGTCAGCGCCGGCGCCGCCGCGCTGGTGGCCCGCGCGATCGCCCCCGAGGTCCTGGCGGCCTGCATCGCCGGCCACCGCAGCGCCGAACCCGGCCATGTGGCCGCCCTCACCACCCTGGGCCTGCGCCCGCTCGTCGACCTCGACCTCTGCCTCGGCGAGGGCACCGGCGCGCTGCTCGCCCTCCCGCTGGTGCAGAGCGCGGCCCGGGTCATGCACGAGGTCGCCACCTTCGACGCGGCCGGCGTCACCGAGAAGGCGTAA
- the cobA gene encoding uroporphyrinogen-III C-methyltransferase has translation MEPHDAPAYPVGLRLAGRRVVVVGGGQVAQRRLPALVSAGADIVLVSPSATPSVEAMAAAGELRWERRAYASGDLEGAWYALVASTDGAANAAASAEAEARRVWCVRSDDAEAATAWTPATGRTDGVTVAVLTGRDPRRSAAVRDAVVAGLRDGSLVAPQHRMRTAGVALVGGGPGDPDLITVRGRRLLAEADVVIADRLGPRDLLDELPPHVEVIDAAKIPYGRAMAQEAINAALIEHARAGRAVVRLKGGDPYVFGRGMEEAEALAEAGIPVTVVPGISSSISVPGAVGIPVTHRGVAHEFTVVSGHLAPDDPRSLVDWSALARLRGTLVLLMAVERIGAIAATLIAGGRAADTLVAVVQEGTTAAQRRVDATLATVAARVAAEEVRPPAVVVVGDVVGVGRGAAGGRG, from the coding sequence ATGGAGCCGCACGACGCGCCCGCGTATCCCGTCGGGCTGCGGCTGGCCGGGCGGCGGGTGGTGGTGGTCGGGGGCGGGCAGGTGGCGCAGCGGCGGCTGCCCGCGCTGGTGTCGGCGGGCGCCGACATCGTGCTGGTGTCGCCGTCGGCGACCCCCTCGGTGGAGGCCATGGCGGCGGCCGGCGAACTGCGCTGGGAGCGCCGGGCGTACGCGAGCGGGGACCTGGAGGGCGCCTGGTACGCGCTGGTCGCCAGCACGGACGGGGCCGCGAACGCCGCCGCCTCCGCCGAGGCGGAAGCGAGGCGGGTGTGGTGCGTACGCAGCGACGACGCCGAGGCGGCCACCGCCTGGACCCCGGCGACCGGCCGCACCGACGGGGTGACCGTCGCCGTCCTGACCGGCCGGGACCCGCGGCGCTCCGCGGCCGTCCGGGACGCGGTGGTCGCCGGCCTGCGGGACGGCAGCCTGGTCGCGCCGCAGCACCGGATGCGTACCGCGGGTGTCGCCCTGGTCGGCGGCGGCCCCGGGGACCCCGACCTGATCACCGTGCGAGGCCGCCGACTGCTCGCCGAGGCCGACGTGGTGATCGCCGACCGGCTCGGCCCCCGCGACCTGCTGGACGAACTGCCGCCGCACGTCGAGGTCATCGACGCGGCGAAGATCCCGTACGGCCGGGCGATGGCCCAGGAGGCCATCAACGCGGCGCTGATCGAACACGCCAGGGCGGGCAGGGCCGTCGTCCGGCTCAAAGGCGGCGACCCCTACGTCTTCGGCCGCGGCATGGAGGAGGCCGAGGCACTCGCCGAGGCGGGCATCCCGGTCACCGTCGTACCGGGGATCTCCAGCTCCATCAGCGTGCCGGGCGCCGTCGGCATCCCGGTCACCCACCGGGGCGTCGCCCACGAGTTCACCGTGGTCAGCGGCCATCTCGCCCCCGACGACCCGCGCTCGCTGGTCGACTGGTCCGCGCTGGCCCGGCTGCGCGGCACCCTGGTGCTGCTGATGGCGGTGGAGCGGATCGGCGCCATCGCCGCCACCCTGATCGCGGGCGGCAGGGCCGCCGACACGCTGGTCGCCGTCGTCCAGGAGGGCACCACCGCGGCCCAGCGCCGGGTGGACGCCACCCTCGCGACGGTCGCGGCGAGGGTCGCCGCCGAAGAGGTACGGCCGCCCGCCGTCGTCGTCGTCGGCGACGTGGTGGGGGTCGGCAGGGGGGCGGCGGGCGGCCGTGGCTGA